In Miscanthus floridulus cultivar M001 chromosome 5, ASM1932011v1, whole genome shotgun sequence, one genomic interval encodes:
- the LOC136450559 gene encoding auxin-responsive protein IAA6-like isoform X2, with protein MGDSKAREPLPRLLDLIPDGKQWKGREAQGAGRSRNTGFGSEEDKQLELKLGPPGLLKEGTTAAAASRDEGIRREIPALSLGCFPHKPSKPAVNTTATGTKRGFLDTIEAKTEGRDEQKQQAGAGCGNELALDEKIPAASERKKGFCPPTSQHAPPAPTVHNRPHAQGRPSAPVVGWPPVRSFRRNLAHGGSSKQSTEPHNSEASMKEKLACKKNPLVKINMDGIPIGRKVDLGAYDSYERLSLGVKELFHGFLEAQKDLSSAGSTQLGATEKIFSQLLDGSGEYTLVYEDNEGDRMLVGDVPWNVFVSTAKRLRVLRSSELSHGLIAVAPRRGPDC; from the exons ATGGGAGACTCCAAAGCAAGAGAACCTCTTCCCCGGCTGCTAGATCTTATCCCGGATGGGAAacaatggaagggaagggaagcaCAAGGCGCAGGAAGATCAAGGAACACAGGCTTTGGGAGCGAGGAGGACAAGCAGCTAGAGCTCAAACTCGGTCCTCCGGGTCTCCTAAAAGAAGggacgacagcagcagcagcgtcaAGAGACGAAGGGATACGGCGAGAGATTCCGGCTCTCTCGCTTGGTTGCTTCCCGCATAAACCCTCCAAGCCTGCGGTAAACACTACTGCAACTGGGACAAAGAGGGGGTTCTTAGACACCATTGAGGCCAAAACAGAAG GTCGTGATGAGCAGAAGCAGCAGGCTGGAGCTGGATGTGGGAACGAACTAGCACTGGACGAGAAGATACCAGCCGCGAGCGAGAGAAAGAAAGGATTCTGCCCGCCAACATCACAGCATGCCCCTCCTGCTCCAACTGTGCACAACAGACCACACGCCCAGGGAAG GCCTTCAGCTCCGGTTGTCGGTTGGCCTCCAGTCAGATCCTTCAGGAGAAATCTTGCTCATGGCGGTTCATCTAAACAATCCACTGAGCCACATAATAGTGAAGCTAGCATGAAGGAGAAGCTTGCCTGCAAGAAGAATCCTCTTGTAAAAATCAACATGGACGGAATCCCCATTGGAAGGAAAGTAGACCTTGGAGCCTATGACAGCTACGAGAGGCTATCATTGGGCGTCAAAGAGCTTTTCCATGGTTTTCTTGAAG CTCAAAAGGATCTATCTAGTGCTGGAAGTACACAGCTAGGGGCCACTGAAAAAATATTTTCTCAATTATTGGATGGGTCTGGTGAATATACTCTAGTTTATGAAGACAATGAAGGAGACAGGATGCTGGTAGGGGACGTGCCGTGGAA TGTATTTGTGTCAACTGCTAAAAGGCTGAGGGTTTTGAGGAGCTCAGAGCTTTCCCATGGTTTG ATTGCAGTAGCTCCTAGAAGAGGACCAGATTGCTGA
- the LOC136450559 gene encoding auxin-responsive protein IAA6-like isoform X1 yields the protein MGDSKAREPLPRLLDLIPDGKQWKGREAQGAGRSRNTGFGSEEDKQLELKLGPPGLLKEGTTAAAASRDEGIRREIPALSLGCFPHKPSKPAVNTTATGTKRGFLDTIEAKTEGRDEQKQQAGAGCGNELALDEKIPAASERKKGFCPPTSQHAPPAPTVHNRPHAQGRRPSAPVVGWPPVRSFRRNLAHGGSSKQSTEPHNSEASMKEKLACKKNPLVKINMDGIPIGRKVDLGAYDSYERLSLGVKELFHGFLEAQKDLSSAGSTQLGATEKIFSQLLDGSGEYTLVYEDNEGDRMLVGDVPWNVFVSTAKRLRVLRSSELSHGLIAVAPRRGPDC from the exons ATGGGAGACTCCAAAGCAAGAGAACCTCTTCCCCGGCTGCTAGATCTTATCCCGGATGGGAAacaatggaagggaagggaagcaCAAGGCGCAGGAAGATCAAGGAACACAGGCTTTGGGAGCGAGGAGGACAAGCAGCTAGAGCTCAAACTCGGTCCTCCGGGTCTCCTAAAAGAAGggacgacagcagcagcagcgtcaAGAGACGAAGGGATACGGCGAGAGATTCCGGCTCTCTCGCTTGGTTGCTTCCCGCATAAACCCTCCAAGCCTGCGGTAAACACTACTGCAACTGGGACAAAGAGGGGGTTCTTAGACACCATTGAGGCCAAAACAGAAG GTCGTGATGAGCAGAAGCAGCAGGCTGGAGCTGGATGTGGGAACGAACTAGCACTGGACGAGAAGATACCAGCCGCGAGCGAGAGAAAGAAAGGATTCTGCCCGCCAACATCACAGCATGCCCCTCCTGCTCCAACTGTGCACAACAGACCACACGCCCAGGGAAG AAGGCCTTCAGCTCCGGTTGTCGGTTGGCCTCCAGTCAGATCCTTCAGGAGAAATCTTGCTCATGGCGGTTCATCTAAACAATCCACTGAGCCACATAATAGTGAAGCTAGCATGAAGGAGAAGCTTGCCTGCAAGAAGAATCCTCTTGTAAAAATCAACATGGACGGAATCCCCATTGGAAGGAAAGTAGACCTTGGAGCCTATGACAGCTACGAGAGGCTATCATTGGGCGTCAAAGAGCTTTTCCATGGTTTTCTTGAAG CTCAAAAGGATCTATCTAGTGCTGGAAGTACACAGCTAGGGGCCACTGAAAAAATATTTTCTCAATTATTGGATGGGTCTGGTGAATATACTCTAGTTTATGAAGACAATGAAGGAGACAGGATGCTGGTAGGGGACGTGCCGTGGAA TGTATTTGTGTCAACTGCTAAAAGGCTGAGGGTTTTGAGGAGCTCAGAGCTTTCCCATGGTTTG ATTGCAGTAGCTCCTAGAAGAGGACCAGATTGCTGA